From the genome of Deltaproteobacteria bacterium, one region includes:
- the tcmP gene encoding three-Cys-motif partner protein TcmP produces MVSELEFFKGKRPWSKIKDRVIGGYLVPYLRKVSKLNRKIILVDAFAGPAIFEDGTKGSPLIICEIADKHASNQYLAVFINKDRNSHVKLEKNLKKYIQSEKAIPLYGNAQELLKVLKDVVGDATFLVYLDPFGLKGLEFPSLEPYLGRDRRFSTEIIINISMPTLHRLATYKARSGGTESIKTNILNQRLTKILGGDYWQSIMWSNLSANEKERQVVEKYVGLLKRYLPYAGYCPVREKPDGRVKYYIIFCSRHQDALFLMNDIMYTAYYETLHEMEWGGTLFEAFDWKKIVCHEKEIEEEILTIIKDKPGIARKECWFELIKTNFMKWNASEYKKNVKKLLKENKIMSDCARQNDDSRLYPINHSNFRLKTLSRLRTHYKTYKTLEGEKVELLEKVNDGSIITRFDKTAYPQRPSDIVCPHFLELKWAYGCPFDCAWCYLKGTFRFRPERLKPTFKPLEKVKLHVDAFLEQVETPEILNTGEIADSLMGEGGDYPFSKFIISLFQRQKRHKVLFVTKSANIKHLLKIPDPQQAIISFSLNAEPVAQRWERRAPSVMTRIEAARKLYEHGYEVRIRVDPMVPVEEWDRHYLSVVDIIFDSFVPERITLGSLRGLQSTINGVKDKSWTVYLKENSNWGKKIDFKTRYKMYQMVIRHLKDQHDFSRVALCKETVAMWKKLKMDWKQVRCNCIW; encoded by the coding sequence ATGGTAAGCGAATTAGAATTCTTCAAGGGGAAAAGGCCCTGGTCTAAGATTAAAGATAGAGTTATCGGAGGTTATTTGGTGCCTTACTTGCGAAAGGTATCAAAACTTAATCGTAAGATAATATTGGTGGATGCATTTGCCGGACCAGCTATTTTTGAGGACGGCACCAAAGGATCCCCATTGATCATTTGCGAAATTGCCGACAAGCATGCTTCTAACCAATATCTCGCAGTTTTCATTAATAAGGATAGAAACAGCCATGTAAAATTGGAAAAAAATTTAAAGAAATATATCCAGAGCGAAAAAGCAATTCCGCTTTACGGAAACGCTCAAGAACTTTTAAAGGTGCTAAAAGATGTTGTTGGGGATGCAACTTTCTTAGTTTATTTGGATCCCTTTGGTCTTAAAGGTTTGGAATTTCCCTCTCTGGAACCTTATTTAGGAAGAGATAGAAGGTTTAGCACGGAAATAATTATAAACATAAGCATGCCCACTTTGCATAGACTGGCAACATATAAGGCTAGGAGCGGAGGAACGGAGAGTATAAAAACGAATATATTAAATCAAAGGCTAACCAAAATTCTTGGTGGTGATTATTGGCAAAGTATCATGTGGTCTAACCTTTCCGCGAATGAAAAAGAGCGTCAAGTAGTAGAAAAATATGTAGGGCTTTTAAAAAGATATTTGCCTTATGCCGGATATTGCCCTGTTAGAGAAAAACCAGATGGCCGCGTAAAGTACTACATTATTTTTTGTTCCCGCCATCAAGATGCTTTGTTCCTGATGAATGACATTATGTATACAGCATACTATGAAACCCTTCACGAAATGGAATGGGGAGGAACTTTATTTGAAGCGTTTGACTGGAAGAAAATTGTCTGCCATGAAAAGGAAATTGAAGAAGAGATCCTGACAATAATCAAAGATAAACCTGGCATAGCACGCAAGGAATGCTGGTTTGAACTGATAAAAACAAACTTCATGAAATGGAATGCCTCTGAATATAAGAAGAATGTTAAGAAACTATTGAAGGAAAATAAAATTATGTCAGATTGTGCGAGGCAAAACGATGACTCGCGTCTTTACCCGATTAATCATAGCAACTTTCGATTAAAAACACTTTCACGTTTAAGGACGCACTATAAAACCTATAAAACACTTGAAGGAGAAAAAGTTGAGCTATTAGAAAAAGTCAATGATGGATCTATCATAACGAGGTTTGATAAAACTGCTTACCCTCAAAGACCATCTGACATTGTTTGCCCGCACTTCTTAGAACTTAAATGGGCCTACGGTTGTCCTTTTGATTGTGCTTGGTGTTACCTTAAAGGGACTTTTCGCTTTCGCCCAGAAAGATTAAAACCAACTTTCAAGCCTCTGGAAAAGGTAAAGCTGCATGTGGATGCTTTCCTTGAACAGGTGGAGACACCTGAGATCCTGAACACAGGCGAAATAGCGGATTCCCTTATGGGTGAAGGGGGTGATTACCCTTTTTCTAAATTCATAATCTCCCTCTTTCAAAGACAAAAGAGACATAAGGTCCTTTTTGTCACAAAATCGGCCAACATAAAGCATCTATTAAAGATTCCAGATCCACAGCAGGCCATAATAAGCTTCAGCCTAAATGCAGAACCAGTAGCTCAAAGATGGGAAAGAAGGGCTCCTTCAGTAATGACAAGAATAGAAGCTGCACGCAAACTTTATGAACACGGCTACGAGGTGAGGATTAGGGTAGACCCAATGGTCCCTGTAGAGGAGTGGGATAGGCACTATCTGTCGGTTGTAGATATCATTTTTGACAGCTTTGTTCCTGAGAGGATAACCCTGGGGTCCTTGCGAGGACTTCAGAGCACCATTAATGGGGTGAAAGATAAGTCATGGACAGTTTATCTCAAAGAAAATTCCAATTGGGGGAAGAAGATAGACTTTAAGACTCGTTATAAAATGTATCAGATGGTGATTAGGCATCTAAAGGATCAACATGATTTCTCAAGAGTGGCCCTTTGTAAAGAGACTGTGGCTATGTGGAAAAAGCTCAAGATGGACTGGAAGCAAGTAAGGTGCAATTGTATATGGTAA
- a CDS encoding DUF2283 domain-containing protein — MKLSYDPRYNIAYIRLREKITEVEAIRVSDELNVDISPDGKIYGIELLNANEQLEIDKNGGLVLTDETTGKTVRLPI, encoded by the coding sequence ATGAAACTAAGTTATGACCCACGTTACAATATCGCCTATATCAGGTTGAGGGAGAAAATCACCGAAGTTGAGGCGATTCGGGTAAGTGATGAATTGAATGTTGACATATCTCCTGATGGAAAGATCTACGGCATCGAATTGCTCAATGCCAACGAACAGCTCGAAATTGACAAAAACGGTGGTTTGGTTTTAACAGACGAAACTACAGGTAAAACAGTAAGGCTGCCTATTTAG